In the genome of Croceimicrobium hydrocarbonivorans, one region contains:
- a CDS encoding fibrobacter succinogenes major paralogous domain-containing protein translates to MKAQTFIFCLLLGLSLPMWGQYPERQFSLDWLEGIYSNLNPAKLEELKDHRLTANKKGKQVVKELSPVMDQLQKGGFFEGGLDLNAYALTGFDWNRRVFHFKADHPNEAPALIFSLAVELDNPTLCESWRLVGSPKAAFTAPKKDADLLHFSINQLLDEASKYHESQWLPERNSERADYHQLKSTFKYTDGALLAAWEHMDNPEKRDFFLDLKPANWELQDMDQRNALAMIELESILSKMGKFKAISVEIQAEGESLHIVRTYQSESMPNHIIKVDFGPENQSIWVLDVKTPLNILIPPGGPQDASGNSYTALSIGDQTWTGPNASSKHFRNGDAIPVVEDANLFYHYMHLGIPVACYPNFDEKNAAMGLLYSSDVLWDPRGLAPIGYRIPGAADWQALLDFINHPKEASFLKSKEGWYKESFSNDHYGFSAPGAGRIKGKNASDFEEEAAFWAFNQGANAQEAIQYLELEHGDAYLETKVADHLKNGLALSLRFIKIQ, encoded by the coding sequence CCAATATCCTGAGCGACAATTTAGCCTTGACTGGCTCGAAGGCATTTACTCCAATCTTAATCCAGCCAAGCTTGAAGAGCTAAAAGACCATCGGCTAACAGCCAATAAAAAAGGAAAGCAGGTGGTAAAGGAACTGAGTCCTGTAATGGATCAGCTTCAGAAAGGAGGCTTCTTCGAAGGAGGCTTAGACCTTAATGCTTATGCCCTAACCGGCTTTGATTGGAATCGCCGAGTTTTTCATTTTAAAGCCGACCATCCTAATGAGGCTCCGGCTTTGATTTTTAGCTTGGCCGTAGAATTGGATAATCCTACATTATGCGAATCCTGGCGCTTAGTGGGCTCCCCCAAAGCGGCATTTACCGCACCAAAAAAAGACGCCGACCTGCTTCATTTCAGCATCAACCAATTATTGGATGAGGCCAGCAAGTACCATGAATCCCAATGGCTGCCTGAGAGAAATTCGGAGCGTGCGGATTACCATCAATTAAAATCTACCTTTAAGTATACCGATGGGGCACTATTAGCCGCTTGGGAGCATATGGATAATCCTGAAAAACGCGACTTCTTCCTCGACCTGAAGCCTGCCAATTGGGAGCTACAGGATATGGATCAGCGCAATGCCCTCGCCATGATTGAATTGGAAAGCATCCTCTCGAAAATGGGGAAATTCAAAGCTATAAGTGTTGAAATTCAAGCGGAGGGTGAGAGCCTGCACATTGTACGCACTTATCAATCCGAAAGCATGCCTAATCATATCATCAAGGTGGACTTCGGCCCTGAAAACCAAAGCATTTGGGTTTTGGATGTTAAAACTCCTCTCAATATTTTAATTCCTCCCGGTGGACCCCAAGATGCAAGTGGCAATAGTTATACTGCACTTAGTATTGGCGATCAAACCTGGACAGGCCCCAATGCTTCATCTAAGCATTTCCGCAATGGTGATGCGATTCCCGTAGTAGAGGACGCCAATCTCTTTTACCATTATATGCATTTGGGCATCCCGGTTGCCTGCTATCCCAATTTTGATGAAAAGAACGCCGCTATGGGTCTACTATATAGTTCGGATGTATTGTGGGATCCGCGAGGTCTAGCACCAATCGGATACCGCATTCCAGGAGCCGCCGATTGGCAAGCTTTACTGGACTTTATTAATCATCCCAAAGAAGCCAGCTTCCTTAAATCAAAAGAAGGTTGGTATAAGGAGAGTTTCAGCAACGACCATTATGGTTTTAGCGCCCCAGGTGCGGGAAGAATAAAGGGTAAAAATGCCAGTGATTTTGAAGAAGAGGCGGCTTTTTGGGCCTTCAATCAAGGGGCAAATGCTCAGGAAGCCATTCAATACCTTGAACTGGAACATGGCGATGCCTATCTCGAAACTAAGGTGGCTGATCATTTAAAAAACGGACTAGCGCTTAGTCTGCGCTTTATTAAAATTCAATAA
- a CDS encoding fibrobacter succinogenes major paralogous domain-containing protein has product MKRYYILLLASLLIIAAKEGEESMTDHDGNTYHTTIVANYEVMAENYAVTKFRNGDPIYEAKSEEDWHSAAREGRPAYCKIEGPTGQEAASGYLYNWFVVRDPRGFAPEGWKVPSKAEFTEMLKEGDVHKSKSWAYGYRVLKESRKKVEKMIRKEEVNPNYPVYRLMFHASGMRGGFGKYKPILATKAYVMLEEYDKVYSIDSHAEEVDMDAWQGGFGVPVRLIRKLK; this is encoded by the coding sequence ATGAAACGCTATTATATCCTACTACTAGCCAGTTTGCTTATCATCGCTGCTAAGGAAGGCGAAGAGAGCATGACCGACCATGATGGCAACACCTATCATACTACCATTGTGGCCAACTATGAGGTAATGGCCGAAAATTATGCCGTTACTAAATTTCGCAATGGTGATCCTATTTATGAGGCCAAATCTGAGGAAGACTGGCATAGTGCCGCTAGGGAAGGTCGTCCGGCCTATTGCAAAATTGAAGGCCCCACCGGGCAAGAAGCTGCATCAGGTTATCTCTACAATTGGTTTGTAGTGCGAGATCCTCGTGGCTTTGCACCTGAAGGCTGGAAGGTTCCAAGTAAAGCTGAGTTTACCGAAATGCTGAAGGAAGGCGATGTGCATAAATCCAAATCCTGGGCTTATGGCTACCGGGTTTTAAAAGAATCCCGCAAAAAAGTGGAAAAAATGATTCGCAAAGAAGAGGTAAACCCTAATTATCCGGTTTACCGCCTTATGTTCCATGCTTCAGGTATGCGCGGTGGCTTTGGTAAATACAAACCTATATTAGCAACCAAAGCCTATGTAATGCTGGAAGAATATGACAAGGTATACTCCATTGACAGTCATGCCGAGGAAGTAGACATGGATGCCTGGCAAGGAGGTTTTGGCGTGCCGGTTCGACTGATTCGTAAATTGAAATAA
- a CDS encoding T9SS type A sorting domain-containing protein: MSQTYYKSLFAFVFLSFCGVLHSQNFLAFPDSYARWVNERTEFGQSTGGSWLRSAPEYFVNNEDTLIGGQYHTKLFELYRNQVVYKGAYRQDSARLYLVPADDETEYLVYDFNAQVGDTLEDWYFLDSRGMENWNQHGTVTVDVIDTIETFLGSRRRLVTSMESFIEGIGCETGFLEGPCPCLSGWSYNLACFSIGDSTYYDNRFIPYSATAGNCEAYFDLAEEAKEEFEIYPNPSEGMLYFKTLEPSKIELFTIDGQKLWSGWIENEGQFDFSHLPKGLYWISLSGMSKKWIKH, translated from the coding sequence ATGAGTCAAACCTATTACAAGTCGCTATTTGCATTTGTGTTTTTAAGTTTTTGTGGTGTATTACACTCCCAAAACTTCTTGGCTTTTCCCGATTCGTATGCCCGATGGGTTAATGAAAGGACCGAATTTGGGCAGTCCACTGGAGGTTCTTGGCTACGGTCTGCGCCAGAATACTTTGTCAATAATGAGGATACTTTAATAGGTGGACAATATCATACTAAGCTTTTTGAGCTATACCGTAATCAGGTAGTCTACAAGGGAGCATACAGACAAGATTCTGCTCGCCTCTATCTAGTTCCGGCAGATGATGAAACAGAATATCTGGTTTATGATTTTAATGCTCAGGTAGGGGACACCCTTGAAGATTGGTACTTCCTTGATTCGAGAGGGATGGAGAATTGGAATCAACATGGAACAGTTACAGTTGATGTCATTGACACCATTGAAACCTTTTTAGGAAGTCGGCGCAGGCTCGTAACAAGCATGGAGAGCTTTATTGAAGGGATTGGCTGTGAAACCGGTTTTTTGGAAGGCCCCTGCCCATGTCTTTCAGGTTGGTCCTATAACTTAGCTTGCTTTAGCATCGGTGATTCCACTTATTACGACAATCGGTTTATACCCTATTCAGCCACCGCCGGTAACTGCGAAGCCTATTTTGATTTAGCGGAAGAGGCGAAGGAAGAATTTGAGATTTATCCTAATCCTTCTGAGGGAATGCTGTATTTCAAAACACTGGAGCCTAGTAAAATAGAGCTATTTACTATTGACGGGCAAAAGCTGTGGTCAGGCTGGATAGAAAATGAAGGTCAATTTGATTTTTCCCATCTACCGAAAGGCCTATACTGGATAAGCCTTTCGGGGATGAGTAAAAAATGGATTAAGCACTAG
- a CDS encoding T9SS type A sorting domain-containing protein, with the protein MKRLVLLALILTSSLKAQHFVGLPDSNAIWTNSYSELVTQPFFHMELVHTVKLCLNNQDTTIQSQNYHQLFLCGSSQVYFAAIREDAGRVYLLPKDSATEITVYDYNLLPGDTVKNIYSVAFGNYWPQHPISYVPLGGPMDPLIVSNVDTVYSTLGAHRIIDFGLSSLWMEGIGNSQGFLWDPYQNVSNFEIKLECMSIGDSTYFDGYSRQPLTQALTGACDLSLSVDEAMAEEQMRPYPNPSKGRIQFHNQLPIDLKVFNSLGQIVFEQRILSGATLDLSQLSPGQYIVQAGEQRNIWIKQ; encoded by the coding sequence ATGAAAAGATTAGTACTCCTTGCTCTTATTTTAACTTCCAGTTTAAAAGCCCAGCATTTTGTGGGTTTACCCGATTCCAATGCCATTTGGACCAATAGTTATTCGGAGCTCGTAACGCAGCCCTTCTTCCATATGGAATTGGTGCATACCGTAAAACTGTGTTTAAACAATCAGGATACGACGATCCAAAGTCAGAATTACCATCAGCTTTTTCTCTGTGGCTCCAGTCAGGTGTATTTTGCGGCCATTCGCGAAGATGCAGGTAGAGTATACTTGCTGCCAAAAGACAGCGCCACAGAAATCACGGTGTATGATTACAACCTCTTGCCTGGGGATACGGTAAAGAACATTTACTCAGTTGCTTTTGGAAATTATTGGCCTCAACATCCGATATCCTATGTGCCTTTAGGAGGTCCTATGGATCCCTTAATTGTTTCTAATGTAGATACGGTTTACAGTACTTTAGGAGCGCATCGTATAATTGACTTTGGGCTTAGCAGCCTTTGGATGGAAGGCATTGGCAATAGCCAGGGATTTCTTTGGGATCCTTATCAGAATGTTTCGAATTTCGAGATTAAATTAGAGTGCATGAGCATTGGCGATTCCACCTATTTTGATGGCTATTCTCGTCAACCATTAACTCAAGCTTTAACCGGTGCTTGCGATTTAAGCCTATCGGTAGATGAAGCAATGGCCGAAGAGCAAATGAGGCCTTATCCTAATCCATCAAAAGGTAGGATACAGTTTCATAACCAATTACCTATAGACCTAAAAGTCTTTAATAGTCTAGGGCAAATTGTTTTCGAACAAAGAATTCTGTCAGGTGCGACCTTGGATTTAAGTCAATTAAGCCCAGGTCAGTATATTGTTCAGGCTGGTGAACAACGAAATATCTGGATAAAGCAATAA